The Nitrospirota bacterium genome includes the window CAATTATGCCAGGGCGATCGAACAGCTGCGGGATGAGGTGCTCAGCCGGTGGCGGGAGGCCCATGGTGAGAAGGTCGTGCCCCTGGACGTGCAGGATGCGAACATCCTGTACGTGGCGCTGGCGGGAAAACATTCCATCGTGCCGGCAGCGGCGATCATGAACGCGGCGGGCGAGAAATGGTCCCTGAGCTACTACGAGGCAGTGAACTTCGGAGCCTTTCTTGGAAATCCGGAAAAGACCCGGCTGATCGCGCAGCGGATCATCGACGAGGCGACGCGTCTGAGAGTCAGGGAGGTTTCCATCTGCGAATGCGGCACCGCCTACCGGGTCATGCGCCATATGATGGGCGCCTTGCCGTTCCGGGTGACCAGTTTCACCGAGGTCATCGCCCGCTACCTGCGGGAGGGGCGGATCACTTTGGCCAGGAACCGCATCAAGGGCCGGATCACCTACCATGATCCCTGCCAACTCGCGCGGAACGGCGGCGTGATCGAGGAGCCGCGATACATCTTCTCGCAAATGACCGACGACTTCGTCGAAATGCAGCCGAACCGGACGGAGAACTGGTGCTGTGGAGGCGGGGGCGGTCTCGTGGCGATCGGGGAAAAGGATTTCCGCATGCGATCAGGCCGGGTCAAGGCAGACCAGATCAAGGCGGTATCGCCGGACATCGTCTCCACGGCCTGCGAGAACTGCCACTCCCAGCTGACCGATATCGTCGGACACTACACGATCAATACGAACGTCCGATTCCTGAGCGACATGGTCGCTGAATCGCTCCAGGATCCCCTGGCCCCGGTGCGGTTGTAAGCCTTATGAGGTTACCCGGCTCAAGAGCACCCCAAAGGCAGGCGCGGGGAGGGGAGACGTCATGAAGACCGCAGGGTTTTGAGCTCTATCCGACCAATCTCTCACTACAAATCCGCTGCTCCATCAGCCCTCACCGTGTCCGCTTGTTCCGTTGTTGACAATTGCGACAAATAACGCTAATATTTAGACAAATGTCGCAGCCGGATTGCTGAGGAGAACGTCATGACATATGCAACGACGGTTGAAGAGATCCTGGGAGGGAAGAAGGCCAGGCCTAAGAAGATCCAAAGCCGGATGGATTTTATCGAGCTAAGCAACAAGGGGATAACGAAGGAGGCGCTCCTTCGCCTGGCTGCCTATCTCAGTATTTCAATGCGCCAGCTGGCCGAAGTCCTTCCGGTCACCGAGCGTACGATCCAACGATATGCTCCGAAGAAGCATTTTAATCGTGTTGTCTCAGAGCAGATACTTCAGCTCGCGGAGATAGCGGCGCGGGGCTCCGAAGTATTCATGAGCAGGGAGAAGTTCCTGCACTATATGAACATGCCGAGCAAGGCATTGGCTGATAAGACGCCTTTGAGCCTGATCCATTCGAAATTCGGTGCGGAAATGGTATTGGACGAACTTGGCCGGATCGAGCATGGCGTGTTCTCCTGATGGAGGTCTATCGGATAGCGCATACCCGGCACATCAGGGACCTGACCGGAACGGGCGCGCGTTTATACGGCGGAAGATGGAATTCCAAAGGCACGGGCATCGTTTACACATCGGAAACGAGAGCGCTTGCCGTACTGGAATACCTCGTGCACGTCCCTCTATCTATGGTTCCTTCCGCCTTGAGCATGGCTTCCATCCGCATTCCTGATAACCTTTATGCGAAACACATTTCTCTCTTCCTATCAGCTTTGCCGAAGAGCTGGAGGGCCTATCCGGCACCCTCGCAGCTTGCCGAGCTGGGCACGAACTGGATCGGGAAAAACGACACTCTCTTGCTTCGCGTTCCCTCCGTGGTCGTTGAGCACGAGTTCAATCTTCTCATCAACCCCTCGCATCCGGACATGAAACAGGTCACCATTTCCGCTGTTGCCGACTTCAAAATCGATGATCGTCTGATTCGTCCGAAATAGGTGGCTTTGGGGAGAACCCATCTCAAGACCACGGTTCGAGACTGGTGGTTCGGGTACTACTACAATGTCTTTAATCAACGGTTATCTATATCAAGTTGCCTGTAATCAAACAGTATCGACCGTCTTCCGCGTCTTCACGGCTCCGCGTGAACAAAAAAACGGTCTGCAATAGTTTACGATCTAGAGTCATTTCAACCCCTTCCCTCAAAAGCAGCTTCTGTTATAATTCATGATAAATGCCCTGTGAAAGGGCAAAGGAAAGGACTACCTTAATGTTGGAAGCAAAAGACTTTGCAACCGGTTGCCTGACGATAATAGTATGCGTAATTTTAATCCCCCTCTTTTTTCTGGTCTTCAAGTTGACTCTT containing:
- a CDS encoding antitoxin Xre-like helix-turn-helix domain-containing protein, which produces MTYATTVEEILGGKKARPKKIQSRMDFIELSNKGITKEALLRLAAYLSISMRQLAEVLPVTERTIQRYAPKKHFNRVVSEQILQLAEIAARGSEVFMSREKFLHYMNMPSKALADKTPLSLIHSKFGAEMVLDELGRIEHGVFS
- a CDS encoding (Fe-S)-binding protein codes for the protein MEPEVRRELLTRFDSRLNVAMRMYLDTCARCGVCIRSCHVYASMPELKYSAVHRAEVIRKLFKRYFKVQGRVWTSLGDSADLTDDMVETIYQAAYSCTGCRRCMVHCPFGIDTQMIMSIAKLLLIAGGREPKVLSMLADMSIQKGKATAETRANYARAIEQLRDEVLSRWREAHGEKVVPLDVQDANILYVALAGKHSIVPAAAIMNAAGEKWSLSYYEAVNFGAFLGNPEKTRLIAQRIIDEATRLRVREVSICECGTAYRVMRHMMGALPFRVTSFTEVIARYLREGRITLARNRIKGRITYHDPCQLARNGGVIEEPRYIFSQMTDDFVEMQPNRTENWCCGGGGGLVAIGEKDFRMRSGRVKADQIKAVSPDIVSTACENCHSQLTDIVGHYTINTNVRFLSDMVAESLQDPLAPVRL
- a CDS encoding RES family NAD+ phosphorylase, which translates into the protein MEVYRIAHTRHIRDLTGTGARLYGGRWNSKGTGIVYTSETRALAVLEYLVHVPLSMVPSALSMASIRIPDNLYAKHISLFLSALPKSWRAYPAPSQLAELGTNWIGKNDTLLLRVPSVVVEHEFNLLINPSHPDMKQVTISAVADFKIDDRLIRPK